A stretch of DNA from Octopus sinensis unplaced genomic scaffold, ASM634580v1 Contig16674, whole genome shotgun sequence:
CTGTTTGGAATGAAGGGCAAGCGTGAGTTGACGGATCATGGCTAGGTAtcgtcataaatatatgtatatgtatatatatgtgtctatgtatggatgtgtacgtatgtgtgtgtcgtgaattttatatatattatatatatatatattatatatatataatatatatatatatatatatatatgttatatatatatatatatatatatgtatatatatataatcactacacacacatgcgtacacgtccatacatatacacatttatacatatatacatatagattcaaAATAACAAAGAACATCACAAATTCCCAAAACACCATCTTTCCAAAAATCAAGAAGACAAATTCAACTTCAGATTTTTCagctaattcacacacacacacacacacacacacacacaccacacacaccacacacacacacacacacacacaaagtatgaaTTCTctataaaaaaatcattcatgATGAATCTCTGAAAGGGGCGGGGCGTAAGTTTTTATCCAAATCCTGACCACTTTCTTTTCCTTAATGTATAAAATCTGTATAGCACTTCAAGCAATATACATAGTTTACAGAATAttctgaaattaaaaaatatatattttgtttataaaactGAGCCTGGGTCCAGATTAAACATTGCCGCAAGCCGTGTGTTTGATATCGTGAACCTAGGATTACAGTTTGTTTTCATTCGTTTTCAGTTTGTTTtcataagtaccagtaacatatACCTACAACTCTTCACTttgcagttggtgtctttctgacctagtcaaaagaaattattttgatttgtttgcatcgtttgaagaatttattattgatgaaaattctaattatattagaaaagtaaaaaaaagaattccTATATAACCCTTGGAATCTTTGCAGATTGTAAATGACGCAATGTTTAGAAAATATTGCTGGCATTCTTGTAAATTATAATAGCTGAAGAGATGATTATGCAAAGAATGTCTTTGTTTAATCTCTTTCAATTAAAAAGGGTATGCCTGTAGCTCGTGGGATCTTTTCAGAAATGGAATTTTGTATAAATTAGATGAGAATTATTCTCATTCAACTGTATAACAACTTACTaactaaataaatttcaaaagctGTAACTTCTCTGAAAAGCTATGAGATACTAAACGAATATTAACCATTCCCCAAGCGCGTGGAGGTGTGTGATCGGGTGGTTAAGTTATTGAGCTGAGGACTGAAAAGTCGCGGGTTCGATTTCTTCAGACATCTGATgacatccataatatatatatatatattgcgtacagAGGAATATGGCAATCTTCGTGACGAAGCGAACCAGAATGATCAGGTTGTTGTTTCGAATATTGGACGTTCTGTCATTTTCCCATCACCATACACTGGAGGCCTCAGGTACATGCATGAAAAAATGCAGGATGCTCTCACTTATGTCCGCCGCTGTGGCCGCCCAGATTTTTTCATCAACTTCACTTGTAATCCAAGCTGGGTTGACATCCAGTTTCACTTCATGGCCAAAATCCTCCAAATAGGTATGACATCACATCTAGAGTGTTTCACCTGAGGCTAATGAAAATGATAGACGTTATAAAACACGGATATATTTTTGGACCATTAAGATGCTTCATGTAGAATGGCAGAAGAGAGGACTCCCTGATACCCATATCCTCTGGCTTCAAAACAAACTCATTTCAACAGATATCGACTTCGTTATCAGTGCTGAACTGCCAAATCCCCAAGAAGACCCAATCCTTTTTGAAATCATAAAATCCAGCATGATCCATGGCCCATGTGGTCACCTAAATCCAAGGTCTGCATGTATGGACAATGGGAGGTGTACAAAGCGTTACCTACACAAACTAATTCATGACATCCAGACTGGTAACGACGGCTATCCTTTATACCTACAGGAGTTGCCTACATTCTACACGTGTAATAAATCTTCCCGctgttggcaaaaaaaaaaaaaaaagaaagcgagGACGCATTTCAGAAAGGAATGTTTCAATGCGTGAATATGATGCCCTCTCAGGAGTGTACACAGTTCACCCGCTTAACTCAGCATGCTTTCACCTGCGTCTTCTGTTGCACGTTGTCAAGGGTCCAATTTCCTTTCAAGACCTTCGTACTGTTAATGGCCATATTTGTTCAACTTTCAAAGAAGCCTGCTCCAAATCAGGTCTTCTTGATAACGATGACCATTATGACCACGCCCTCTAAGAAGCATCAATGTTGCAGTCCCTCATTGCTCTTCGTAAACTTTTCGCCGTTATTCATGTGTACTGCAGTCTTGCGAATTCACAATCTTTCTAGGAGAAATATCGCAACAACATGTGCTTGTACATCCTTATGCAAAATCGCTACGCATCAACAGACATGATTTTACAGTTTATACCTGCAATGTACAACTGTGGCCTGATATTCCTAGAAGATACCATTTTGGAAATGGGTGGCCGTCCCTTGAATAACTACTGTGTTGAATCCCCTTGCAGAGAAAATGAGGCGATTTGTAACCAGCACTTACTAAGGGAGACATGCTACGACGCTGCCAGGCTTCTATCCTAcgttgaagaaagagaagaattttTGAATCCTGAACAAGCTGTTgtctataattttattttgacAATACTTGAAGACACCACCTGTGGCATCCTCTTCCTTGATACACCAAGTGGCACAAGAGGACATTTCTCCTCAACCTCCTTCTTGCCAAAGTGGACAGATTGCCATTGCAATGGTGTCTTCAGGAATAGCATCAACACTGCTAGACGGCGGTAGAAAAAGTCCATTCAACAATTAAGTTTCCCCTTAACATCAGCTATGTTGAAAATTCTACCACCAATATAAACAAGAATTCTGACGAGGCATTTATCTTTCAAAAATGCCAACTGATTGTCTGGGACGAGGCAAAAATGCTTCACAAGAATGCACTTAATACAATCGACACAACGCTACAAGACCTGCACTCCAACTCTAAACCGTTCGGAGGCGACGTTATTCTGACTGGGGACTTTCGTCAAGCCCTTCCTATTATCCCAAAAGGCACACCAGCTGATGAATTAAACGCTTGCCTTAAAAAATCTCATCTTTGGCGCTCTATCTTGTCGAGAATGTTAACCATAAATGTGCGTTCCATTCTCCACCAACAAGATGACAATTCCTTTGCTTCAAAGTTATTAGATGTCGTTAATGGGAGCTTACCGCTCGACGTAAACGGTTTGGCTGATATAAGTACCATCGGTAACTACGTCTCCGGCCCTGAGGAGCTATGCACAACAGTTTACCCCCAGCTTCTTGAATGGATGTGTGAAAGAACCACCTTAACTCCAACAAATTCCACCGTCCAAGCCTTCAACATATGTCTGCTTCGTCAATTTCCTACCCAAGAGCGATGCTATACTTCGGTTGATTCGGTTACTGATCCAACACAAATAACATTTTTCTCAACAGAGTTTTTAAACCCACAAGAACCATCGGGAATGCCACTGCATAAACTTTGCCTTAAACTTGGTTGTCCTATTATGCACTTGAGGAATTTGGAGCTTCCTCGGCTCTGCAATGGCACATGTTTGGCTGTTAAGCAAATGTTGGATAACGTTCTCGAAGCCACAATCATCACAGGAAAAGGCACTGGCGAGTCTGCTTTTATTCCCTGAGTTCCACTTATTTCGACAGACTGTCTTTGCGATGAAACGAGTCCAGTTCCCCATTCGATTTAGCTTTGCTATGACCATTAACAAAGCCCAAGGTCAGTCACTAAAAGTGGTTGGGCTGGACCTCAATACACCGTGCTTTTCACACGGACAGCTGTACGTGGGGTGTTCCAAAATTGGAAACTCGACCAATCTCTTCTACCACGCCCCCGAAAgattgactaaaaaaaaataacgtgGTTTACAAAGGAACTCTCCAATAGCTTTTCCGATGAGTTGAAATCCTCTTTAGGTTGGCCATTATTGCGTTTACTTACTCCTCACAATAGGTTATGTTAATCTTCCAACAAATGCCCGTTGTTAAAGTCAAGCATCTTTTCATTTCAATGCACAGCTTCCCAGATGCCTCAGTTAATTTCATATTGCAATTAAACATATTTCTTACAGATTGCCTTCATGTCCATAAAAATGTCCTGTATGCTTTTTGCACTAATTCTTCAGCCATCTAGTCAATTAAACGGGATTCCGAACGacaattttccatattttcacattttaataCCCGATATATTTGAATACAGCTTATTTTTGATTTAACGTCTCAACTATGTCAAATAATCCTCAATTTTAACCATAGACAGAAGTGGAATTACACTGTTTTAGGCTCTACTTCTATCACGAACTTACACCGTCCAATGGACGAGGGGCgttttgcctgtatatatatatatatatacacacacacatacgcatgcgcgtgcgcgcacgtatacacacatatatataaatatatgtatgtatacatatttacatacacacacacgcgcgcgcatatatatatatatattattatatatatatatatatatatatatataggcgcaggagtggctgtgtggtaagtagcttgctaaccaaccacatggttccgggttcagttcccactgtcttctgctatagcctcgggccgaccaaagcctgtgagtggatt
This window harbors:
- the LOC115230883 gene encoding uncharacterized protein LOC115230883 produces the protein MLHKNALNTIDTTLQDLHSNSKPFGGDVILTGDFRQALPIIPKGTPADELNACLKKSHLWRSILSRMLTINVRSILHQQDDNSFASKLLDVVNGSLPLDVNGLADISTIGNYVSGPEELCTTVYPQLLEWMCERTTLTPTNSTVQAFNICLLRQFPTQERCYTSVDSVTDPTQITFFSTEFLNPQEPSGMPLHKLCLKLGCPIMHLRNLELPRLCNGTCLAVKQMLDNVLEATIITGKGTGESAFIP